Sequence from the Campylobacter sp. MIT 12-8780 genome:
AAGCTTAAAAAAGGCGAGTTTGATGCTATAGTTTTAGCTCAAGCTGGCATTGAACGTTTAAATTTAAATAAGCTTGTAAAATTTACTTATACCTTTAGTCTTGATGAGATGATACCAGCGGCTTCTCAAGGCATACTTGGTATAGAAAGCGTTGATAAAAAGGAAGTTTTAGAGCTTTTAAAATGCCTAAATGATGAAAATGCAAGCATTGAAAGCAAGATAGAAAGAGATTTTATCAAAGAGCTTGAAGGCGGTTGTCAAGTGCCAATCGGTATAAATGCAAAGATAAATGGCGATGAGATAGAGCTTAGAGCGATTTTGGGCTTACCTGATGCAAGTAAAATACTTCAAGAAAAACTTGTGATTAAAAAAGCTGAATACAACACAGCTGGAACTAGCTTAGCTCAACACTTCATCAAGCAAGGCGCAAAAGAGCTTTTAAAAGAGGCTGAAAAGATGATATAAGAGGAAAAAATAATGCAAAAATTCATTAAAATTTTAGAAGAAAACAACTTACTTAAAGTCATATCAGATCCAATTGATACAGAACTTGAAATGGCTCATATTGCCTATATAGAAGCCAAAAAAGGCGAGGAAGGTAAGGCTTTGCTTTTTACCAATGCTATCAATAGAAAAGAAAACAAAAACTATGAATTTAATGTGCTAATGAATACTTTTTGCAATAAAAAAGCCCTTCATCTAGCCTTTGGCAAGGATTATGAAGAAGTAGCAAGCGAAATAGCAAGTCTTTTAAAGCTTCATATCCCTACGAATTTTGGTGCAAAGCTTGACTTTTTTAAAACCCTTTTTAGCCTTAGAAATGTCCCACCAAAACGCGCTAAAAGCTTGCAAGCAGACTTTAAATTTAAAACTCTAA
This genomic interval carries:
- the hemC gene encoding hydroxymethylbilane synthase; this translates as MKLIIATRKSQLALWQSEFVKASLLKEHKNLELLLQGFKTKGDVLLDSPLAKIGGKGLFTKELEESMLRGEAQLAVHSLKDVPSFLPHGLVLAALCKRHSPNDALLSDKFKDFQALPKGAKIGTTSLRRKMQLLALRSDLNIISLRGNVNSRIEKLKKGEFDAIVLAQAGIERLNLNKLVKFTYTFSLDEMIPAASQGILGIESVDKKEVLELLKCLNDENASIESKIERDFIKELEGGCQVPIGINAKINGDEIELRAILGLPDASKILQEKLVIKKAEYNTAGTSLAQHFIKQGAKELLKEAEKMI